The Mycolicibacterium flavescens genomic interval GAGCTGCGTCGTCACATCGACAGCGAGGATCTCTGGTACGCACACGACTACGTGCCGTTCGACCAGGGCGAGAACTTCGCCTTTCTCGGCGGTAAGGACTGGGACCCGTCGCAGGTGACCCTGCCCAAGGACGTCACCGACGCGCTCGAGATCCTGCTCATCACCAAGGACAACCTGGCCAGCTTCCACCGCGAGTTCGTCTTCAGCTTCATCCTCGAGGAGAAGTGGGGCCGTTGGATCGGCCGGTGGACCGCCGAGGAGCACCTGCACGCGATCGCCTTGCGCAACTACCTCGTCGTCACCCGGGAGATCGACCCGGCCGCCAACGAGGACGTCCGCGTCGAACACGTGATGAAGGGCTACCGTGCCGACACCTACAGCCAGGTCGAGCGGCTGGTGTTCATGGCCTTCTTCGAACGTGCCCACGCCGTCTTCTGCCGCAACCTCGAGGCCAAGATCACCGAGCCGGTGCTGGCGAACCTCATCGGCCGCATCGCCCGCGACGAGGAGCGGCACGAGGAGTTCTTCGCCAACCTGGTCGCCCACCTGCTGTCGACGAGCCGTGACGAAACCGTCGACGCCATCGCGCGACGCGCGGCCGAGCTCGACGTCGTCGGCGGCGACATCGACGCGTACGCCGACAAGGTACGCAACGTCGCCGAAGCCGGGATCTTCGGACCAGATCAGCTGCGTCAGGTGATCGCCGACCGGGTCGCCGCGTGGGGGCTGGCCGACGAGCCGAAGATGCGGGAGTTCACCTCCGCGTAACCGCGCGCTCATCGCCGCGGACGAGCAGCGGCGAACACTACGGCGCGCCTGCACGGCGCATGTGCCGCAACGGGAGTAGCGTCGTTTGCGATGGCTAGCGACGTGCTTTGCTGTCCGGGCGGTACCCGATCGTTGCGATCACGAGAGGGCCGGCCCCGGCCCTGGTGCCGCAGTGTCCGCCGACGGTTCGCGGGGGACCCGCGGATACCAGGAGCGCTACGTGATCGATTCGCCTCTCCGGACCTACGTGCTCGACACCTCCGTGCTGTTGTCAGATCCCTGGGCCTGCACGCGCTTTGCCGAGCATGAGGTCGTGGTCCCGCTGGTGGTCATCAGCGAACTCGAAGCCAAGCGGCACCATCATGAGCTGGGCTGGTTCGCGCGTCAGGCCCTGCGACTCTTCGACGATCTGCGGCTCGAACACGGCCGGCTCGATCAGCCCATTCCCGTTGGCACACAAGGCGGTACGCTGCACGTCGAGCTGAATCACAGTGACCCTTCGGTGCTTCCCGCCGGTTTCCGCACCGACAGCAATGATGCGCGGATCCTGACGGTCGCGGCCAACCTCGCCGCCGAGGGCAAGCACGTCACGTTGGTCAGCAAGGACATCCCGCTACGCGTGAAAGCCGGTGCGGTCGGGTTGTCGGCCGACGAGTACCACGCCCAGGACGTCATCACCTCCGGGTGGACGGGTATGGCCGAGGTCGAGGTCGTCTCCGATGAGATCGACGTGCTGTTCGCCGAAGGCGAGATCGATCTGGAGTCGGCCCGAGATCTGCCCTGCCACACCGGCATTCGCCTGCTCGGTGGTACGTCGCACGCGCTCGGCCGGGTGACGCCGGAGAAGCGGGTGCAGTTGGTGCGCGGTGACCGGGAGGCGTTCGGGTTGCGCGGCCGCTCCGCCGAACAGCGGGTGGCACTGGACCTGTTGCTCGACGAGTCGGTCGGCATCGTTTCGCTCGGCGGTAAGGCCGGCACCGGCAAGTCGGCGCTGGCACTGTGCGCGGGACTGGAAGCCGTGCTGGAGCGCCGCACGCAACGCAAGGTCGTGGTGTTCCGTCCGCTCTACGCGGTCGGCGGGCAGGACCTGGGCTACCTGCCGGGCAGCGAGAGCGACAAGATGGGGCCCTGGGCACAGGCGGTCTTCGACACGCTGGAAGGACTGGCCAGCCCGGCGGTGCTCGAGGAGGTGCTCTCGCGCGGCATGCTCGAGGTGCTGCCGCTGACCCACATCCGGGGGCGCTCGCTGCACGACTCGTTCGTGATCGTCGACGAGGCGCAGTCGCTCGAGCGCAACGTGCTGCTGACCGTGCTGTCGCGTCTCGGCGCCGGTTCCCGTGTGGTGTTGACCCACGATGTGGCACAGCGGGATAACTTGCGAGTCGGCCGGCATGACGGCGTCGCGGCCGTGATCGAGAAACTCAAGGGCCACCCCTTGTTCGCTCACATCACGCTGTTGCGCAGCGAGCGCTCACCGATCGCGGCGCTGGTGACCGAGATGCTCGAGGAGATCAGCCCCGGCGCGCTGCCGTGAACTCCGCTAGAGGCGGAGACGATTGCGACGGGCCAGGTACCAACCGGCGGCCGCCGCACCGCTGAGCGCCACCACCCGGTCCGCGCGATCGCCGCGCGGCAGGTCCAGTAGCGAGACCAGGCCCAGCACCGCGAACCCGGTGTCCAGGGCCGGCTGGCTGGTGGCGGTCGTGACCAGGGTGTTCTCGCCGTGGTCGGTCAGCATTGCGGGAGCTTCGTCGAGACGCACCGGTTCTCCAGTCGATGGCGTGGGCGAGACAGCGTTACGACGGTAAGTCCTGTGCCCCGACGGGAGGAATAGGGTGTTTCCCTATGTGTGGTCCCCCTTTTGGGGCCCGCTCGGCCGCCCGACATGTCGACCCAGTTCGGCGCGCGACTTGATTCCCAGCTTGCGGTAGATGCGCGCGAGGTTGGCTTCGACGGTCTTGGGGCTGATGAAGAGCGTGGCCGCGACGTCGCGGTTCTTCATTCCGCTCGCGACGAGTTCTGCGACCCGCTGCTCAGACGGCGTCAGTTGCCCGCTGCGCTGAGGTCCCGCGCTCGCACGCGAGAACTCCGCGCGGGCCCTGGCCGCCCACAGCGGGATGTTGAGACGCTCGAACACTTCGAAGGCCTCCCGAAGATGCGCCGACGCCGATTCCTTCTTGCGTTGCCGGCGTTCGATCTGCCCCAGGGTCAGCAGGGTCCGTGCGCGCTCGAACGGCATCGGCAGACGGAGGTGTGCGGCCATCGCCCGCTGGGCGGCCTCGTGTGCGGCGTCGAGGTCGCCGAGTGCGGCCAGCAGCATGCCGCGTGATCGTGCACCGACCGCGAGCATCCAGTCCCGGTCGGTCCGCCGGCCGTTGTTCTCCAGCGCGGTGGTGAGCCGTTCCGCCTCGTCGAGGCGATCGAGATGTATCAGCGCCTCGATCGCGTCGGGCAGGTAGGCGGCATTGGGCAGTTCGGTCGGCGTGCTGTCGGGGTCGAACTGGACGAGCATGGGTTGTAGCGCGGCCGCAGCGGCTTCGTAGTCGCCCAGCGAGACTTCGAGAAAGCCGAGGGTCGCCCGCACGCGATCTGCCATGCGTAAAGTCCCGGTCTGCCTTGCGCATTCGAGGGCGTCCTCGATCGCGCGGCGGGCGACCTCCTCGTGGCCGGCGAATGCGGTCAGCTGGGCCCGCAAGCTCTGGGTCAGGAACTGCGAGGTGTTGCCCCCGAGCTGGCGGGCCTTCTCCACGGCGTCCTCCGCGACCAGGTTGGCCGTGACGAAATCACCGCGCGCGATCGCGTTCGTCACCACGTGCTGGGAAACGAAGACATGCTCACCCTCTTCGCCCTTCTCCAGGCAGCGCGCACGGATCTTGTCCACGACATCGCGCGCTTCGTCGAGCCGGCCGGTCCACTCCAGCAGCAGCGCGTGTTGCATGGTGGGC includes:
- the desA2 gene encoding Fatty acid desaturase, which encodes MAQKPVPNALILELEPVVQQELRRHIDSEDLWYAHDYVPFDQGENFAFLGGKDWDPSQVTLPKDVTDALEILLITKDNLASFHREFVFSFILEEKWGRWIGRWTAEEHLHAIALRNYLVVTREIDPAANEDVRVEHVMKGYRADTYSQVERLVFMAFFERAHAVFCRNLEAKITEPVLANLIGRIARDEERHEEFFANLVAHLLSTSRDETVDAIARRAAELDVVGGDIDAYADKVRNVAEAGIFGPDQLRQVIADRVAAWGLADEPKMREFTSA
- the ybeZ_1 gene encoding PhoH family protein gives rise to the protein MIDSPLRTYVLDTSVLLSDPWACTRFAEHEVVVPLVVISELEAKRHHHELGWFARQALRLFDDLRLEHGRLDQPIPVGTQGGTLHVELNHSDPSVLPAGFRTDSNDARILTVAANLAAEGKHVTLVSKDIPLRVKAGAVGLSADEYHAQDVITSGWTGMAEVEVVSDEIDVLFAEGEIDLESARDLPCHTGIRLLGGTSHALGRVTPEKRVQLVRGDREAFGLRGRSAEQRVALDLLLDESVGIVSLGGKAGTGKSALALCAGLEAVLERRTQRKVVVFRPLYAVGGQDLGYLPGSESDKMGPWAQAVFDTLEGLASPAVLEEVLSRGMLEVLPLTHIRGRSLHDSFVIVDEAQSLERNVLLTVLSRLGAGSRVVLTHDVAQRDNLRVGRHDGVAAVIEKLKGHPLFAHITLLRSERSPIAALVTEMLEEISPGALP